From Myripristis murdjan chromosome 13, fMyrMur1.1, whole genome shotgun sequence:
tctttCCTCACAGGATACTTTGTGCAAGATGCAGGCGACATTATCTTGACTGGACATGCAAAAGGATCGTGGGAATTCCTACTTCACCATGCACTGGTGAGACGGCTTACCTGTGGCCGCGTTTTCTTTTCAGTAGTATCGTACTTACATTCCTGGTTCAGATAACATATCACAGCCAGCGCGCTCAGCCCGGCCTCTTAGCAGCTGGTCTGTGAACGAGTCTGATGTCAAGGTGAGCTGCCCAGGTAGCGCCTTCCATGActgggtgtgtgcatgcgtgtgtgtaaaaCGGTAGGAAAAGGAGAGGTAAATATAAGGAGGAGGACAGATGTTACCTGGGGGGGAAATGAATATCGCTAGTTTAAATACTGGTGGAAAATTTGCTTCTGCGTGTCATGAAATACAGGAGGTCATGTCAATTTTGAgaacattttctccactgtgaGAAATGCAGgccttcctcatcttcctcatccctTTTGTGACTTATTAACTTGGTGAACTGCTTTTTATATGCCACTGCTCTCTCATGCTGTTGCTGTCACCTGCCAAACGCTGTTTAATGTTTGTCTCTCATCTCTTTGCGGATGacttattacattattttattttgtcccttGCAAGCCCTTTGGCAACTTAGATCCTTTCTCTGggtaagaagagagagagagagagagaaagaaagagactaATTGACTAGTTATAAGGAAAACAGACTGCCTGTATGGCCTGAACTGAGATAATTGCGGTGCTTGGCGCTACTGAGCAGAGGATCATTGTCTGGTGAGAGCAATACAATTGACAGACTTGTGTATCGTTGAAAAGACATATATCTCtttttccagggtatttttgAGCATGATAATGCATCACAACATCTACAATTAATGAAACTGCCAATATGTCATATCCAAAGCTTGGTTTATGTGCTTAATTGAACTAAGAGCTCTTCtaacacatctctctctctctgtgtgtatttgtctctccctcaggtGATCTGGTGTTTCCTGTACGCCCTCTACACACAGCTTTACGTGGCTGGCGCCGTCATAGCTCTCTTTGTAGAGGTCAACAGTGTCACGCTGCACCTGAGGCTCATGCTGAAGCTGGCGGGGGCGCAGTCCTCTGCCGTTTACCAAATCAACAAACTACTCAACGTCTTCACCTACATCACGTTCCGCCTGAGCGCCCAGTTCTACCTCACCTGGTACATTGTGCACAATTACGCCTCTCTGGACCACGGCGGTTACTTTCTCGTCACCATGGTGGTGATGAATATCATGATCCTGATTTATTTCTACCGCCTGCTGCGTGCTGACTTCCTCCCCCGGCGAAAGAGCTGCGTGGGACAGAACGGGACGCACAACAACTCCAGAAAGTTTCTCAGTGATTGATCGTGAAAGGTCTGCATGACAAGGACTGTGGACCAGCACACTTAGTATGTTTTgtgggaggtttttttttttttttttttttaatcttttgtcCTTTCAAACCATTACTGTTCAAACACGACACCTTCCCTCATGGCAGCAGGTTCCCTTGTTGCTGCGTGTCACGCGGCCAAAGAGCAAAAACATCTGGTTCAAAACAGGTGGAACCGGGTGCGGCCTCGCTCCGGTGCTGCATTCCAGAGACGCTCAAAAGTCGGAAATTCCAAATTCCTACTaggaaaaatgcagcaaaatagCTCATGAAGTCTGAATTACGTCAAGGAacctttaatttcctttttttccaggatGCAGGTATCTGACCTCAAGTCAATAAGTCGATGTAAACACTTGAACATGTTTATAGACCTCGAAATACACTTAAAACCACTTTTTAGCACCACATGACCATGAAATCCATAGAAACTCCTGTGTGATAAGTAGTGAAACCTACACATTTGAAAGCTGCACTTACAGTTGCTAACATTCTTTGCTCGCTACCCGGCTAACACTGCCACTGACATCCAGTAAGCCTTTGCATGAGgaacagtattttatttaaacatgggactccattttcctctcctgctcaAATGTTTTAAGGGAATGAAGCGAGAATCTCAGATATGTCCTCTTTCTTTATGACGCCCGCTGCGGCTGAAGAGATAGTGGGCTGAGGCtttactgacagacagagatcATTCAGCTAACACACTACGGTGCAGGACAATTTAACACTTATAGTTGTCAAATtacattttgcagtgaaatctgtttttatgtgGCACATCTTAAAGGTGAGCTGAGCTGGATCCTGGGAAAATCTTCATAAGTAGCACAATCAATATGTTTGATATTACAGCAACATTAGACAGATTTGATATCAAGTAATAAAAAAAGCCAATATGAGATACCAACAAGTGATGAAATAATTGAATAATGGTGCATTTTAAAAGACAGCGCACCTCATTTGCTCAGTTGACAAAATGATACCACTGTTCCTGAATGGATCCCCTTTGTTTGCAAGATATTGAATGAAGACTTAAGGTGAAAGtatgctctgtgttttctgttttctgtttttgtttttttcaaatatggAACAATCACATTCTGGAAGTAATCTCTTCAACCGTGCAACTGCACATTTCTGATGCATTTCAAACTAGAAGTGTGCACTCAGTGGAGTGCAGATCTCCGCCAGGCGTGTCGTCTTTTCCGGGTGACGGGATGCtctatgtgctgagcaaaacccGGGAGAGACTCAGCCGCCTATTGTTTTGCCAAACGGCCCAGATTACCAGATAGATTACtgcatgattcaaatataatacagtaggGCATACACTACCTATGGCTCGCAAGCCATATTTTGCCATTATGGCTTTTGGCAGAAACTACTTTTTAAAAAGAGTATgaattaaaatatcaaaatttaaaattgCTACTAaggtctctctcacacacaccacttagTGACGGCTACTTTACACATCATTTTTCACAGTTGTGAATCATCGGGCAATTTAATCTATTTTAAAAACTGGTAGACAGAttacatcagcctctgacactttttacagtgtttttctcccgcgtggctgctctgtgtttagtgttttataaaatcaaaaaaaggaaaaatgcaacAGATGTCCCGTATTTTTCCACCCATAATCAGAGCGAACACGACCGCTATAggatagaaaatatatattaggctgatagacctacgcagagagagagagagagagagagagagagagagagagagagagagacagcaccaATATTTGAGTAAGCTAGACGGTGAgtgaggagaggcagcagaagAAGCGAGaatgttttgaatcactgcaaccagGAGAGCTTCTTCATCATTGTCATAACTGCACACAAAACACTTCAGGCCCAGTAGTTTCCAAGATTAGCTgcggacggacacacacacacacacacacacacacacacatacgaccAAACACAcaatctcctccaggctgctgcctgACAGAGATTATGATAGTACATGTGCTCAGTTGACCATGAACTTACAGCCTTCATGTCCTGCTCATTCCATAGTGACAGTTAAAGTTAAAAGCCAACAATTAGTACATTTCAGTCAGTctgttcttttttctatttcaacAACGGCCAAGAAAATCAAAGCAAGACATGAACAGACATGAACAGTGTAAATGTGCCTGGTAACATGTCCTGGTGCCTTTTACCACAGTGCCTTTCAAAGTCAGAGCTGAGTGGGGACGGATGTAATCAACTGTGCCTTTATAAGAGACAGACTAATGCCAAACAattttttgtttcgttttaaGAGGAATTAGATTTACTTGACCATCACCTCAAATAATGTCTGAGATATCTTGCATCTTGAAGTGAAaactccttttttctttctttcttttctcagagGCTTTGTATTTTGGATTGTTGAGTGACCGTGAATAAAGAaacatgaaacaacaacaacaacaacaatgtgctCTTTATGTGTAAATTGAAGTAAAatgaagtaaagaaaaaaaaaaactttggggtTGCTGTGCATTACttgacttttacttttaattgaGCAAAGGAAGCAATATCAGAATATACACATTCAGCCTTCAAAGCCAACAGCATTTTAAAGAAGAGTCAAATATAAAGTCAAAAGTGATTTttaatctctctttttttttttttgcctcaaatAACCCTCATAACTCTGATATCGAGCATAGGTTACCCAGAAAAGGTGTAGGGCGCCCTCTGTGGTCCAGAGGAGGAACAAATAAATGTCCTGGAGCATTTTTCTCTCAagtagataaatagataaatagactggaataaataaatacacttacATATACTTCAGTTTGTGCCTAGATATGTGtttaaaaatactcaaataaggaa
This genomic window contains:
- the tlcd1 gene encoding TLC domain-containing protein 1; the encoded protein is MESLFPVLQSHPGPSILVCSLFFRLAHRLLQTLPVPKLVKQDDFRSWKWRNLSVSMVHSLLTGTWAVTCVVVWPETLHNIHSHYTPLSYVLVCVSTGYFVQDAGDIILTGHAKGSWEFLLHHALVIWCFLYALYTQLYVAGAVIALFVEVNSVTLHLRLMLKLAGAQSSAVYQINKLLNVFTYITFRLSAQFYLTWYIVHNYASLDHGGYFLVTMVVMNIMILIYFYRLLRADFLPRRKSCVGQNGTHNNSRKFLSD